ATGCCCAACCAAAACACACTCAAGTATGCACTGCCTGGATTGATGATCGCCGCCTTCGTTCTGGGATTCCTGCCTTTGCTGCAAAAAATGGCCATTCGCTGGGACAGTGGCGACAACAGCTACTGCTATCTGATGGTGCCGCTGTTTCTTTACCTGTGCTGGGAAAAGAAGAACGAATTCCATTTCGGGCAATTCTCCTGGAGCCTGTGGGGGCTGGTGCCCGTACTGCTTTCCATTCTTGTGATGATCGCCGGCGAACTGGGCTCCATGGAAACCCTGCTCTACATCGGCATCTGGGGCTGCGCCGTCGGCATTATGTTCATTCTGTATGGGCTGCGCCTGCGGCAATTGCTTTTTCCCCTATTGATCCTGGCCTTCATCGTTCCTATGCCGCCCTTCGTCAACCGCCTGCTGACCTTCAACCTCAAGCTGGCGGCCAGCAGCCTGTCCGTGGCCCTGCTGAGGATTGCCGGGGTTTCGGTTTTGCAGGACGGTAACATCATCGACCTGGGCATCACCCAGTTGCAAGTGGTGGATGCGTGCAGCGGCCTGCGCTATTTCGTGCCGCTGATTCTCATGGCCCTGCTCTTCGGCTATTTCTACTGCAAACGGCTGTGGCAGAAAATCGTGCTGCTGCTCGTCGTACCGCCGCTGTCCATCGTGGTCAACGGCCTGCGCATCTTCGCCACCGGCATGCTGCACGTATGGGGCCGGCCCGAACTGGCCGAAAATTTCTTCCATGATTTTTCCGGCTGGATCGTGTTCATGTTTGCCGGTGCCGTCCTGTTCGGCGTTTCTATGATCCTGAAACGGTTCGGAGCTGCATCCGATGCGGAACCAGTCGGCGATGCCGGCGGGCGAGTTGTCAAGCCCATGATTCCGGCGGCCGTAACCATCGTGCTTTGCCTGCTCTTCGTCGGGTCCGGCTATGCCTTGCAATCCCTGCCCTCGGCAGCCAACCTGCCGGCACGCAAATCCTTCGATTCCTTTCCCATGCGGATCGGCGACTGGCAGGCCAAGCGCTCCTATTTGAGTGAAGATATTCTCAACAGCCTGTGGGCCGACGATTACATCACCGCCACCTACTTCCGGGACGACCTTCCCAACAGCATCCAACTGCTGATCCCCTTCTACGAATACCAGGGGACCCGCCACACGGCCCACGCGCCCCAGTCGTGCATGCTTGGCGGTGGATGGGCCATGATCGGCAGCCGCGACCACACATTCCAAACAGAAAATGGAAAGCTCCTCACCCTGCGCACTGCCATCTGGCAAAAAGGCGACACGCGCCTGTTGGGAAGCTACTTTTTCTTTCAGCGCGGCCGGGTGATCGTCAGCCCCTGGATGAACAAGTACTGGCTGATGATCGATGCCTTCACCCAGCGACGCACCGACGGTGCCCTGGTACGGGTGGAGATGACGCTTGCTCCGAACCAGTCCCGGGAAGAGGCTTACCGGATTCTGGAGGAATTCGTGAAACGGGTGTTTGCGGTGCTGCCGGAGTATGTTCCTCTTTGACGTTTGGATCGTGGAGCGTTTGGATCGTATAACGTTTGGCGCATTAACGACCTCAACGATCATAACGTTTCCAACGCTCTCAACGAATAACGCAATCACATGACAATAAAACGTTTCGAAGATTTGGAATGTTGGCAGCAGGCAAGGGAACTTGTCAACATGGTTTATCGGGCTGTAAACGCGAACCCCGATTTTCAGAAAGATTTTCGCTTCAACGGTCAATTCACCGGGGCTGCAATATCGGTAATGAATAACATCGCCGAGGGCTGGGCCAGTCAATCGAATGCTGAATTTATACGATTCCTGACCTACTCAAGACGTTCCGCAGCCGAAACCCAAAATTGCGCATACATTGCAATCGATCAGAAATACATTAACCATCAGCAGTTTGAAGCCATATACAATCAGGGATTAAAAACCATCCAGATCATCGACGGTCTTCTCAGATATCTAAGAAAACAGAAAAATCAATGAGACGTTGAGATCGCAGAAGGTTTACCGCAATCAACGATCCAAACGTTTAACGTTCTCAACGATCTAAACGCTCCTAACGCTCCAAACGAAAAATCCATGCTCCAACAACAAGTCGTCATTATCAACAATATTTTTCTTGTCGCCGACGCCATCTGTGTGATCGCAGCGGGGTACCTGGCCTACTATACCAGCTTTATCTCTTCGGGCGGCGTGGTGCCGATTGATCAGACCCTGTTTTACGCGGCCCTTCTCAGCATGATGTTCATCAACAGCTACATGATGGGCAATTTCGGACTGTACGGCGACAAGCGCCCCCAGAGCTACCTGCGCCTGACCTGGAGCATCGTCAAGGCCATCGTCCTGGATTTCGCCTTTCTCGGGGCAGGATTGTATTTTTACAGCGGGCTGGCCTACTCCCGCGATTTCGTCGGCTATTACGCCCTTTTCACCTTCGGCTTGATCCTGCTCCTACGCATTGCCGGTCAGCTTTACCTGGACTATCTTTCCCCCAAGGGCTTCAACGTGAACCGGATTCTGATCGTCGGCGACCCGGAGCGAGGCAATTGGGTGAAAGGGATTTTCGAAGAGCAATTGAGCTGGGGGCACGAAATCGCCGGTCGGGTCAGCGTGGATCAAGGAAAAGATGCCGGAGAAGTCCTGGGGACGCTCGAAAATCTTCCCACCCTGCTGAAACAGCACTCCATCGACGAGGTCGTTTTTGCCGTATCCGGTGACCGGGCCGTACGCCTGGAGCCTCACCTGACGTATTGCCGCAAGATCGGCATGCCGGTGCGCATCCTGCCGGCCATGTGGCACGAAAACGAGTGCATACTCGCCATGGAGATATGCCAGGGGGTGCCCTTTTTGACCATGCGCACCAGCAATTTCAACGCAGCCGGCCTGCTCTACAAGCGAATTTTGGACATCGTCGGCGGACTGGTGGGAACCCTGCTCTTCCTGCTGATGTTTCCGTTTGTGGCCCTGGCCATCAAGCTGGACTCGCCCGGGCCGGTGCTGTTCCGGCAAAAACGCATGGGCCAGCATGGCCGCGTGTTCGAAGTTCTCAAATTCCGCACCATGTGCGCGGATGCCGAAGCAAAAAAATCGGAATTGATGAAGGACAACCAGATGAACGGGGCCATCTTCAAAGTCGAAAAGGACCCCCGCATCACTCGGGTGGGACGGTTCTTGCGGAAAACCTCCCTTGACGAATTCCCCCAGTTCGTCAATGTGCTTAAAGGCGAAATGAGCCTCGTGGGCACCCGGCCGCCCACGCTCGAGGAGGTGGAGAAATACCGGCCCGAGCACCTCAAGCGCATTTCGGCCAAACCGGGCATTACTGGCATGTGGCAGGTTTCGGGCCGCAATAAAATCAAGGACTTCGACAAAATCGTGGAGTTAGATTGCCAGTACCTGGATCACTGGCGGTTTTCGGAAGATCTGAAAATTATTTTCAAAACGGTATTTGTCGTTTTGCAGCGCAAGGGAGCCATATGAAAGCTGAACGTTCAAAGCTCAAAGGATACGGCGGGTAGCTGATCACTCATAGCTGATAGCCACATTAACTGGCTAACGAAAACC
This window of the uncultured Desulfosarcina sp. genome carries:
- the xrtD gene encoding VPLPA-CTERM-specific exosortase XrtD; its protein translation is MMPNQNTLKYALPGLMIAAFVLGFLPLLQKMAIRWDSGDNSYCYLMVPLFLYLCWEKKNEFHFGQFSWSLWGLVPVLLSILVMIAGELGSMETLLYIGIWGCAVGIMFILYGLRLRQLLFPLLILAFIVPMPPFVNRLLTFNLKLAASSLSVALLRIAGVSVLQDGNIIDLGITQLQVVDACSGLRYFVPLILMALLFGYFYCKRLWQKIVLLLVVPPLSIVVNGLRIFATGMLHVWGRPELAENFFHDFSGWIVFMFAGAVLFGVSMILKRFGAASDAEPVGDAGGRVVKPMIPAAVTIVLCLLFVGSGYALQSLPSAANLPARKSFDSFPMRIGDWQAKRSYLSEDILNSLWADDYITATYFRDDLPNSIQLLIPFYEYQGTRHTAHAPQSCMLGGGWAMIGSRDHTFQTENGKLLTLRTAIWQKGDTRLLGSYFFFQRGRVIVSPWMNKYWLMIDAFTQRRTDGALVRVEMTLAPNQSREEAYRILEEFVKRVFAVLPEYVPL
- a CDS encoding four helix bundle protein; translation: MTIKRFEDLECWQQARELVNMVYRAVNANPDFQKDFRFNGQFTGAAISVMNNIAEGWASQSNAEFIRFLTYSRRSAAETQNCAYIAIDQKYINHQQFEAIYNQGLKTIQIIDGLLRYLRKQKNQ
- a CDS encoding sugar transferase yields the protein MLQQQVVIINNIFLVADAICVIAAGYLAYYTSFISSGGVVPIDQTLFYAALLSMMFINSYMMGNFGLYGDKRPQSYLRLTWSIVKAIVLDFAFLGAGLYFYSGLAYSRDFVGYYALFTFGLILLLRIAGQLYLDYLSPKGFNVNRILIVGDPERGNWVKGIFEEQLSWGHEIAGRVSVDQGKDAGEVLGTLENLPTLLKQHSIDEVVFAVSGDRAVRLEPHLTYCRKIGMPVRILPAMWHENECILAMEICQGVPFLTMRTSNFNAAGLLYKRILDIVGGLVGTLLFLLMFPFVALAIKLDSPGPVLFRQKRMGQHGRVFEVLKFRTMCADAEAKKSELMKDNQMNGAIFKVEKDPRITRVGRFLRKTSLDEFPQFVNVLKGEMSLVGTRPPTLEEVEKYRPEHLKRISAKPGITGMWQVSGRNKIKDFDKIVELDCQYLDHWRFSEDLKIIFKTVFVVLQRKGAI